GGTCGGTGGCAATCTGGATCAGTGCGCGGGATCTGGCGCAATTGGTCAGGATCGGCCTATCCCACCCGCTTATCGCCGCAACAGTGGTCTACGGCGTTTCCGATACCGAGGAGCCCTGGTGGGACAACGAGGTCGCGGCCAAATTGGGCTATCAGCCGCAAGACCGCCCGCGGGATCATGCGCGCATCGAGGAGCCGTCAGAAGGGCCGGTTGCTCTTGCGTTCCAGGGCGGAGGGTTCTGTGAGATCAATCACGACGGCATCATCCGCACGCGGGACGCCGAGGGTTTGGCCAAGAGCCTGGAGACGGTTCCGTGACGGCGCCGCGGACCATCCATCCGGAAGTCCGTCCGATGCTGCAGCAACCGCTGGGCGTCGGCGAATCGCCGGTATGGGACGAGAAGACCGGATATCTTTGGCTCGTAGACATCCAGGCGCCGGCTATCGTCCGGCTTTCGGCGCAGGGGAAGATCGACAGCTTCCGAATGCCTTCGGCGATCGGCAGCCTTGGGCTTTGCCGTGACCGCCGTATCGTTGTTGCCCTAAGATCGGGCATTCACCTTTTCGACCCCGCTTCCGGAAGCCTCGAGTTTTTATGCGATCCAGTGGGGAGAGGCGTAAATTGCCGCCTCAACGATGGCAAGGTTGGCCCTGACGGCCATTTCTGGGTCGGGTCGATGAGCGAAGCCAAGCCGCAGGTCAATGATGCGGCGCTTTACCGGGTGAGCTCCGATGGCATGGCGCGGACCATCGCAACAGGATTGACCAGCTCCAACGGCCTTGCCTGGTCGCCAGACGGCCGGCGGATGTATCACTCCGACAGCCGCCAATGCTTCCTGCAGGCTTTTGATTTCGATCCGGCCACAGGCGAGCCCGGAAACGCCGGACGGCTTCGGGTCTTCACGGAGGAGGAGGGCCGGCCGGACGGCGCCGCAACCGACCGGGACGGCACCTATTGGAGTGCAGGCGTTTCTGCGGGCCGGCTCAACCGGATTTCTCCAGGTGGCGACATCGTCGAGATTTATATTCTGCCGGTCGCCGCACCAACGATGCCCTGCTTCGGCGGGCCGGATATGCGGACGCTCTTCGTCACTAGCCTGTCGAGCGATCGCAGCGGCCATTTCGAAGCGGGTACGGTCATCGCCTTTGACGTGGATGCGGAGGGCCTGCCGCCCTTCCGGTTCAGCAATTGATGGAAGGGAACAGGGAAAGAAGATGAGCATCGCAACCATGCGTCAAGCGCTTAGGGGCGTGTCGGGTGTTCCCGTGACGGCCTATGACGGAAATGGCGAGGTCGAACCCCGGACCACGGCTATGGTCTATAGACGGGTGGCGATCGCTGGCATTCACAATATCGTCGCTGCAGGAAACACCGGCGAATTCTACGCTTTGACCCCGGAGGAGATCCGCAGCGTGCACGAAGCTGCGGTTTCCGGCGTTGACGGCAGAGCCCCTGTGACGGCCGCAATCGGCAGGTCGCTGCGCGAAGCAATCCGGATGGCCAAGGATGCAGCCGCGATCGGTGCAACTGCGGTCATGTCACACCAGCCCGTCGATCCCTTTGCCGCGCCGTGCGCGCAGATCGACTATTTCTGCAGTCTTGCGGACGCTTCGCCTTTGCCGCTGGTTGCCTATGTGCGGGCGGACGGCTTCAATGTCGACGACATGGTCCGTCTTGCAGCCCACGGCAATATTGCCGGCATCAAGTTCGCGACGCCGGATCTGATGCTTCTCTCCAGGGCCATAGCAGCGTCGGATCCGGCGGGAGCGCTGTTCGTCTGCGGCCTTGCAGAAAGCTGGGCGCTGTCCTTCACGGCCGCTGGTGCGCGGGGCTTCACATCCGGCCTTGTCAACGTTGCGCCACAGTTGTCGCTTGCGGTCCACGATGCACTGGCCAAGGGCGATTTCGAAGCTGCACGCGCCATCATCAATCGGCTCGAGCCTTTTGAGCGCATGCGGACGAAATTCCGCAACGGCGCGAATGTTACGGTCGTAAAGGAGGCTGTGGCGCGTTCCGGCCTCAACGTCGGACCGGTGCGCGTGCCGGGACTGCCGCTGCTTGATCAAAAGGATCGCGAAGAATTGGTTCGCCTGCTCAAGGGCTGGGAGGTCGCAGGCGATATCCTTGCGCCTGCGGACCAATAGGTTTCCGCGCAGGCGGCAGGCTGAGTTTGAATTCATAACTGAAGGCAAAAGGCGCCGAAACTGCTGCGCCGCGAGATTGGGAGGTCTTGAGATGCTGAAGAACTTGCTGACGACGATCACACTTGCTGGCGCTTTGATCACGGCGCAGCCATCCTTCGCGGCGTCACCGCCAAACATGCTGGTGATCGGTACCAATCTTACCGGCATCCGGACGCTCGACCCAGCACAGAACAACGCCCGCACGGTTTCCGAACTGATCTCGAACATCTATGACAACCTCGTCCAGCTGTCGCCGGATGATCTTAAGACGCTGAATCCGATGCTTGCCACGAAATGGCGCGTTTCCGAAGACGGCAAGATCATCACCTTGACCTTGCGCGACGATGCGGTCTTCCAGAGCGGTAATCCGGTCACGGCCGAAGACGCCGCGTGGTCCATCCAGCGCGTGATCAAGATGGGGCAGGTCGGGTCAACCGATATCGCGCTCTGGGGCTTCACGCCCGAGAACGTGGACAAGCTCGTCCGGGCCAAAGACGAGCACACGCTGGAGATTGAATTGCCACTGGCCGTCAATACCGATCTTGTGCTTTATTCCCTCGCCGGCTCGTCGATCGGCGTCATCGACAAGAAAACGGCGTTATCGCACGAGGCGAACGGCGACCTCGCTGGTGCGTGGCTGTCCGCCAATTCGGCAGGAAGCGGACCGTTCGCGCTGGCGCAATGGCGCCCGAACGACGTCGCGATCTTCAATGCGCAGAAGGACTATTGGGGCGGCGCACCGGCCATGGCACGTGTTGTCGCCCGCCACATACCGGAATCTGGCAACCTCAGGCTGCAGCTCGAAGCCGGTGACGTCGATGTCGGCCAATACATCGCGAGCGGCGACCTTGATGCCTTGTCGAACAGCAAGGATATGGTGATCGAGAGCGTTCCGGGCCTCGGCTTCTACTATGTTGCGCTCAACCAAAAGGATCCGGACCTGCAGAAGCCCAAGGTCCGTGAGGCGTTTCAGCACGCGTTCGATTGGAAGGCGATCTCCGGCAACATCATGCGTTATACCGGCTTTCCATGGCAGTCGATGATCCCTCGCGGAATGATCGGAGCGCCGGAAGATGCGGCATCGCGCTACGATTATGATCCCGCCAAGGCCAAGAAATTGCTGGCCGAGGCCGGATATCCAAACGGCCTGAAGAAGGTGCTGAACCCGTCCGGTGCGGCAACCTTGCCTTTCGCAGAAGCGCTGCAGGCGAGCGCCCGCGCCGCCGGCCTTGATCTCAATCTCGTGCCCGGCGAATTCACCCCCGCATTCCGCGAGCGCAAGTATGAGGTCCTGCTCGGCAACTCGGGTGCCCGGCTGCCGGATCCGTTCGCCGTTGCCACGCAGTACGCCTACAATCCCGACAACAGCGACGAGGCGCGTCTCGGCAGCTACTACCTCTGGCGGGCCGGGATGAAGGTGGACGAGCTCAATGCGCTCGTCGATCAGTCGATGAAGGAACGCAATGCGGGCAAGCGCGCGGAGATCTTCCAGAAGATGGACGGCATCTACAGCGGCATGGACGCCCCGCTCGTCATCTTCTTCCAGC
This Rhizobium sullae DNA region includes the following protein-coding sequences:
- a CDS encoding SMP-30/gluconolactonase/LRE family protein, with product MTAPRTIHPEVRPMLQQPLGVGESPVWDEKTGYLWLVDIQAPAIVRLSAQGKIDSFRMPSAIGSLGLCRDRRIVVALRSGIHLFDPASGSLEFLCDPVGRGVNCRLNDGKVGPDGHFWVGSMSEAKPQVNDAALYRVSSDGMARTIATGLTSSNGLAWSPDGRRMYHSDSRQCFLQAFDFDPATGEPGNAGRLRVFTEEEGRPDGAATDRDGTYWSAGVSAGRLNRISPGGDIVEIYILPVAAPTMPCFGGPDMRTLFVTSLSSDRSGHFEAGTVIAFDVDAEGLPPFRFSN
- a CDS encoding dihydrodipicolinate synthase family protein produces the protein MSIATMRQALRGVSGVPVTAYDGNGEVEPRTTAMVYRRVAIAGIHNIVAAGNTGEFYALTPEEIRSVHEAAVSGVDGRAPVTAAIGRSLREAIRMAKDAAAIGATAVMSHQPVDPFAAPCAQIDYFCSLADASPLPLVAYVRADGFNVDDMVRLAAHGNIAGIKFATPDLMLLSRAIAASDPAGALFVCGLAESWALSFTAAGARGFTSGLVNVAPQLSLAVHDALAKGDFEAARAIINRLEPFERMRTKFRNGANVTVVKEAVARSGLNVGPVRVPGLPLLDQKDREELVRLLKGWEVAGDILAPADQ
- a CDS encoding ABC transporter substrate-binding protein, whose translation is MLKNLLTTITLAGALITAQPSFAASPPNMLVIGTNLTGIRTLDPAQNNARTVSELISNIYDNLVQLSPDDLKTLNPMLATKWRVSEDGKIITLTLRDDAVFQSGNPVTAEDAAWSIQRVIKMGQVGSTDIALWGFTPENVDKLVRAKDEHTLEIELPLAVNTDLVLYSLAGSSIGVIDKKTALSHEANGDLAGAWLSANSAGSGPFALAQWRPNDVAIFNAQKDYWGGAPAMARVVARHIPESGNLRLQLEAGDVDVGQYIASGDLDALSNSKDMVIESVPGLGFYYVALNQKDPDLQKPKVREAFQHAFDWKAISGNIMRYTGFPWQSMIPRGMIGAPEDAASRYDYDPAKAKKLLAEAGYPNGLKKVLNPSGAATLPFAEALQASARAAGLDLNLVPGEFTPAFRERKYEVLLGNSGARLPDPFAVATQYAYNPDNSDEARLGSYYLWRAGMKVDELNALVDQSMKERNAGKRAEIFQKMDGIYSGMDAPLVIFFQRTDPYVMRANVKGYHGHTTWSTRWHDVTKE